A genomic stretch from Chitinophaga agri includes:
- a CDS encoding sterol desaturase family protein, whose product MQLLFYILTGLAAFVAMEMVAWFTHKYIMHGLLWSLHKDHHRKDDGRFFEKNDFFFLIFAIPGMLLFLLGTLYHLPYLIAVASGITLYGATYFLVHDIFVHQRFRWLRHTDNFYLRALRRAHKMHHKHIGKEEGECFGMLCFPARYLIDAIKKEKTYS is encoded by the coding sequence ATGCAGTTATTATTCTATATCCTGACCGGGCTGGCTGCTTTTGTTGCAATGGAAATGGTCGCCTGGTTTACTCATAAATACATCATGCACGGTCTGCTATGGTCGCTGCATAAGGACCATCATCGCAAAGACGATGGCCGCTTTTTTGAAAAGAACGATTTTTTCTTTCTCATCTTCGCCATACCAGGCATGCTACTCTTCCTGTTGGGAACGTTATATCATCTGCCTTACCTTATTGCTGTTGCCAGTGGTATTACCTTGTATGGCGCCACCTATTTCCTGGTGCACGATATCTTTGTGCATCAGCGTTTCCGCTGGTTACGTCACACCGATAATTTTTATCTGCGTGCGTTAAGAAGGGCACACAAGATGCATCATAAACATATCGGCAAGGAGGAAGGAGAATGTTTCGGGATGTTATGCTTTCCCGCGCGTTACCTGATAGATGCTATAAAGAAAGAGAAAACATATTCCTGA
- a CDS encoding DUF4268 domain-containing protein, with translation MYSKQEVSKLKQAFWTTFGKYMKPILSADGEIISWSNYKTGIPGISFKMDADNQTASIAIVISHTDITLHREFYNQFLLHKTMLQATLDEDDWHWQKETTDEYGRLVSTISKQVDNISVLRQEDWPTVISFFKPRIIALDEFWSMAKYAFEAVM, from the coding sequence ATGTATTCTAAACAGGAAGTTTCCAAACTTAAACAGGCATTCTGGACAACATTCGGCAAGTATATGAAGCCAATACTTTCAGCTGATGGTGAGATCATCAGCTGGTCCAACTATAAAACAGGCATTCCGGGTATCAGCTTTAAAATGGACGCTGACAACCAAACTGCCAGTATTGCCATCGTTATCTCCCACACAGATATAACACTGCACCGGGAGTTTTACAATCAGTTCCTTCTGCATAAGACCATGCTTCAGGCTACGCTGGATGAAGATGACTGGCATTGGCAAAAGGAGACGACGGATGAATACGGACGCCTGGTCAGCACCATCAGTAAACAGGTAGATAATATATCCGTACTGCGGCAGGAAGACTGGCCCACGGTCATTTCTTTCTTTAAACCGCGTATTATCGCGTTAGATGAATTCTGGAGTATGGCAAAATATGCCTTTGAGGCGGTTATGTAA
- a CDS encoding phytoene/squalene synthase family protein, with amino-acid sequence MKALFDSVSAACSKLTTKAYSTSFSLGIQLLARKFHAPIYGIYGFVRFADEIVDSFHGYPKETLLNDFREQTYRAIREKISLNPILNSFQHVVHQYNIEQELVDTFLDSMEMDLHQHFYTRSIYEKYILGSAEVVGLMCLRVFTNGDHDLYEQLKYPAMKLGAAFQKVNFLRDVRTDSQELGRHYFPQVNLNNFSCAEKAAIEAEIEADFNEALAGIKALPLSSRKGVYLAYAYYKVLFNKIRNLPPQKIMTARVRVANSHKIGIMLQTMLLQPR; translated from the coding sequence ATGAAAGCGTTATTTGACAGTGTGAGTGCCGCCTGCAGTAAACTCACTACGAAGGCCTACAGCACCTCTTTCTCCCTTGGTATACAATTGCTCGCCAGGAAGTTTCATGCACCTATTTATGGTATATACGGGTTCGTGCGGTTTGCTGATGAGATAGTAGACTCGTTTCATGGCTATCCGAAAGAAACGTTACTGAATGATTTCAGAGAACAAACCTATCGCGCTATCAGGGAGAAGATCAGTCTCAACCCTATTCTAAACAGTTTTCAGCATGTAGTACATCAGTATAATATAGAACAGGAGCTGGTGGATACATTTCTGGACAGTATGGAAATGGACCTCCACCAGCATTTTTACACAAGGAGTATTTACGAAAAATATATCCTCGGTTCGGCTGAAGTTGTAGGACTGATGTGCCTCAGGGTATTCACTAACGGAGACCATGATCTATATGAGCAGCTAAAATATCCGGCGATGAAGCTGGGGGCTGCTTTCCAGAAGGTGAACTTTCTGAGGGACGTGCGTACCGACAGCCAGGAACTGGGCCGCCATTATTTTCCGCAGGTCAATCTCAATAACTTTTCCTGCGCAGAAAAGGCCGCTATAGAGGCGGAAATTGAAGCGGATTTTAATGAGGCACTGGCCGGTATCAAGGCATTACCACTTTCTTCTCGTAAAGGGGTATATTTGGCATATGCGTATTATAAAGTATTGTTTAACAAGATCCGTAACCTGCCTCCACAGAAGATCATGACTGCCCGCGTCCGTGTGGCCAATAGTCATAAGATCGGCATTATGTTACAAACAATGTTACTGCAACCCAGATAA
- a CDS encoding Crp/Fnr family transcriptional regulator, which produces MFEKFAAYITSQAPITSDALDMMRSLAVMKKLRRRQLLLNEGEVCLYKTFIAKGLLKTYRLRDDGMETILRFAPENSWTTDHDSFMRQIPSQHYIEALESTEVICWTADSLTKIRQAIPAFKAYSDAIITDSLNASYERIYMNLSYTSEEKYEHFVTAFPEVFRRVPLHMVASYLGVSRETLSRIRRK; this is translated from the coding sequence ATGTTCGAAAAGTTCGCCGCTTATATCACTTCTCAGGCGCCCATTACCAGTGATGCACTGGACATGATGCGTTCGCTGGCCGTCATGAAAAAATTACGGAGGCGACAACTCCTGCTGAACGAAGGAGAAGTGTGTCTATATAAAACATTCATTGCCAAAGGACTGCTGAAGACCTACCGGCTGCGGGATGACGGGATGGAAACGATTCTCCGGTTCGCTCCTGAAAACAGCTGGACCACCGATCATGACAGCTTCATGCGGCAGATACCTTCCCAACATTATATTGAGGCGCTGGAAAGCACCGAGGTCATTTGCTGGACAGCCGACAGCCTCACCAAAATAAGACAGGCGATTCCTGCTTTTAAGGCGTATTCAGACGCCATCATCACCGATTCGCTGAACGCTTCCTATGAGCGCATTTACATGAACCTCAGTTATACTTCAGAGGAAAAATATGAGCATTTTGTGACGGCATTTCCAGAGGTATTCAGGCGGGTACCATTGCATATGGTAGCATCTTATCTGGGGGTGTCGAGAGAGACGCTGAGCCGGATCAGGCGGAAGTAA
- a CDS encoding DUF434 domain-containing protein, translating into MDNQQSPTARDREKHHEDSHLFGQPAALQHMQQALEDLCFLLSRDYPFKAALALVGNRYQLVKRQQQALQGMACSDVQLRNRRNKELSAADLKGKEVLLDAFNILILLETALSGGYIFRGLDGCFRDISSVHGAYRKVSQTEEVLRLVGEALQQLGVTNVTWIFDAPVSNSGKMKGMCYEIAEQRGFHWDARLETSPDKYLIDSHAVVCSADAWVLDDCVAWFNLGAYIIAQLHDRELRIVQSGA; encoded by the coding sequence ATGGATAACCAACAATCACCTACAGCCAGAGATAGAGAGAAACATCATGAAGATAGTCATTTATTTGGTCAGCCGGCAGCACTGCAACATATGCAGCAGGCATTGGAGGACCTCTGTTTTCTGCTCAGCAGGGACTATCCTTTTAAGGCCGCCCTGGCATTGGTGGGTAACAGATATCAGCTCGTGAAACGCCAGCAGCAGGCGCTCCAGGGCATGGCATGTTCGGATGTTCAGCTCAGGAACAGACGGAACAAAGAATTATCAGCGGCTGACCTGAAAGGAAAGGAAGTATTACTGGATGCGTTCAATATCCTGATACTGCTGGAAACGGCGTTGTCGGGTGGGTATATTTTCAGGGGACTGGATGGTTGTTTCCGCGATATATCTTCCGTACACGGTGCTTACCGGAAGGTCAGTCAGACGGAAGAGGTGTTGCGACTGGTAGGGGAGGCCCTGCAGCAACTAGGTGTCACAAATGTCACCTGGATCTTCGATGCGCCGGTGTCCAATAGTGGAAAGATGAAAGGTATGTGCTATGAGATCGCTGAACAGCGCGGCTTTCACTGGGACGCGCGACTGGAGACCTCTCCCGATAAATACCTTATTGACAGCCACGCTGTTGTATGTAGCGCAGATGCCTGGGTACTGGATGATTGTGTCGCCTGGTTCAATCTGGGTGCCTATATCATTGCGCAGCTGCACGACCGGGAGCTACGTATAGTGCAGTCCGGCGCCTGA
- a CDS encoding SDR family oxidoreductase, whose product MRIFVTGATGFIGSAIVQDLIKAGHEVLGLARNDAAAQALVAAGAAVHRGSLEDLESLRQGAAASDSVVHTAFNHDFSRYKDNCEDDRHVIEALGNALAGTDRPLVVTSGTAIVVQDRFAAEEDRPASAMHVPRAASEEAAAALAARGINVSILRLPPSVHGDGDRGFVPALIQVAREKGVAAYIADGANRWPAVHRLDAASAYRLILEKGEARPVFHAVHDEGVAFKAIATVIGSQLNLPVVSISREQAAAHFGWLSMFAGLDVPATSVQTRAWLNWQPTQPGLLADLEHGTYFGK is encoded by the coding sequence ATGAGGATATTTGTAACCGGTGCGACCGGTTTTATCGGCTCGGCGATCGTTCAGGACTTAATCAAAGCTGGTCACGAAGTGCTCGGGCTGGCTCGTAACGACGCGGCGGCTCAGGCCCTTGTAGCTGCGGGCGCCGCAGTACACCGCGGTTCCCTGGAAGACCTTGAAAGTCTTAGACAGGGGGCGGCCGCTTCAGATAGTGTGGTGCATACAGCTTTCAATCATGACTTTTCCAGGTATAAGGACAACTGTGAAGATGACAGGCACGTTATAGAGGCTCTGGGCAATGCATTAGCGGGCACTGATCGTCCGCTGGTCGTTACCTCTGGGACTGCTATTGTCGTACAGGATCGCTTTGCTGCAGAAGAGGATCGTCCTGCCAGTGCGATGCATGTACCCCGGGCTGCTTCCGAAGAAGCCGCGGCTGCCCTTGCTGCCCGTGGCATAAATGTATCTATTCTGCGGCTACCGCCTTCCGTGCATGGTGACGGTGATCGTGGATTCGTGCCTGCCCTGATCCAGGTAGCCCGTGAGAAAGGTGTTGCTGCCTATATAGCGGATGGAGCAAACCGCTGGCCCGCTGTACATCGCCTCGATGCTGCCAGCGCTTACAGGCTGATACTGGAGAAAGGTGAAGCGCGTCCTGTGTTTCATGCAGTGCACGATGAAGGGGTTGCTTTTAAAGCCATTGCAACAGTGATAGGCAGTCAGTTGAATCTGCCAGTGGTCTCGATATCACGGGAGCAAGCAGCGGCTCATTTTGGCTGGCTGAGCATGTTCGCCGGACTGGACGTTCCTGCTACCAGTGTACAGACCCGGGCGTGGTTAAACTGGCAGCCCACCCAACCAGGGCTGTTAGCCGATCTGGAACACGGTACTTATTTCGGTAAATAA
- a CDS encoding chemotaxis protein CheB: protein MSYTYNVVGIGSSAGGLAPLKIIFNQLPPDINAAIIIIPHLLANMPSNLGKILHTVTGMPIMKVEENTHLKKGVVYVLGEGLVMTIKDKQLQVRPREASEKINKAIDHFFISLAEEAANKSVGVVLSGAGYDGIEGAKAIEDKHGLVIVQEPYTAEFPLMPQALIANDHPDYILTPEDIAYKLGKHCR, encoded by the coding sequence ATGAGTTATACCTATAATGTAGTTGGTATCGGATCTTCAGCCGGCGGGCTGGCACCTCTGAAGATCATTTTTAACCAACTTCCTCCTGATATCAATGCTGCGATCATCATTATTCCCCATCTGCTGGCTAATATGCCCAGTAATCTCGGAAAGATCTTACATACTGTAACCGGTATGCCCATTATGAAGGTAGAGGAAAATACCCATCTGAAGAAAGGTGTCGTCTATGTACTGGGAGAAGGGCTGGTGATGACAATAAAAGATAAACAGCTACAGGTACGTCCGCGCGAGGCATCTGAAAAGATCAATAAAGCAATTGATCACTTCTTTATATCGCTCGCAGAAGAAGCGGCAAACAAAAGTGTAGGTGTAGTGCTGTCCGGTGCGGGATATGATGGCATAGAAGGCGCCAAGGCAATTGAAGATAAACATGGGCTGGTGATAGTACAGGAGCCTTATACAGCTGAATTTCCCCTGATGCCGCAGGCACTCATCGCTAACGATCATCCTGATTATATCCTGACGCCCGAAGATATTGCATACAAACTCGGGAAACACTGCCGCTAG
- a CDS encoding lycopene cyclase domain-containing protein: MQYTYLAIDIGSLIVPFIASFHPRLKFYQQWPFLWPAMLFPGLLFICWDCFFTSAGVWGFNPKYVMGVYFFNLPLEEVLFFLCIPYACLFSYHCIFSLWPSFRMSHRASTVISGLLLMIGVAGAFWFSAHIYTFATLLLMSLFVLWTGFLTKRSWTGRFYICYGLMLLPFLVVNGLLTGSWIAEPVVWYNPLEIAGPRLMTIPLEDIAYGLLLIGVEVAMYEYLLSVRGAAVRYEHPAKAADKVHPLT; this comes from the coding sequence ATGCAGTACACTTACCTGGCCATAGACATAGGCTCCCTGATCGTTCCTTTCATAGCCTCCTTTCATCCAAGGCTGAAGTTCTATCAGCAATGGCCCTTTCTGTGGCCTGCTATGTTATTTCCGGGACTGCTTTTCATTTGCTGGGATTGTTTTTTTACATCGGCAGGGGTATGGGGCTTCAATCCGAAATATGTGATGGGTGTGTACTTTTTTAATCTGCCGCTGGAAGAAGTACTGTTCTTCCTCTGCATACCTTATGCATGTCTTTTTTCATATCACTGCATATTTAGTCTGTGGCCGTCATTCCGCATGTCGCACAGGGCATCCACCGTCATATCCGGCCTGTTACTGATGATCGGTGTAGCAGGCGCTTTCTGGTTTTCAGCACATATCTACACATTCGCCACACTATTGCTCATGTCGCTGTTCGTTCTCTGGACCGGCTTCCTGACTAAGCGAAGCTGGACCGGTCGTTTCTATATCTGCTATGGCCTGATGCTGTTGCCATTCCTGGTAGTGAACGGTCTGCTTACCGGCTCATGGATCGCGGAGCCGGTAGTATGGTATAATCCGCTGGAAATAGCTGGTCCCAGATTAATGACTATCCCGCTGGAGGACATTGCATATGGTCTGCTCCTGATCGGTGTAGAGGTGGCCATGTATGAATACCTGCTATCTGTCAGAGGGGCCGCTGTCAGGTATGAACATCCGGCTAAGGCTGCCGATAAAGTACATCCGCTTACATAA
- a CDS encoding MerR family transcriptional regulator yields the protein MAAEKYSIKDLERLSGIKAHTLRIWEKRYGIINPERTDTNIRYYGNEELKKILNISLLNQHGYKISIISEMSEGEIAEKAAAVGLFGQQETTDESLLLSLIEMNEILFHNTFSALVMKHGFEHTIVNHIFPYFRRIGIMWQAGTINPAQEHFISNLIRNKIILATESLTRTAGQQKALALLFLPEGELHEIGLLFYNYALRARGFRTIYLGQSVPHNSLSRVISTCNPDLIVTGMTNPVNATDFLTFSHELCRTSPGLKIYFTGPVPAGAEGKLPANAFTVDDLLELMELRRK from the coding sequence ATGGCAGCTGAGAAGTATTCCATAAAAGACCTGGAAAGATTATCCGGGATCAAGGCCCATACGCTTAGGATCTGGGAAAAGCGATATGGCATCATTAACCCGGAACGAACGGATACAAACATCCGTTATTACGGCAATGAGGAATTAAAGAAGATCCTGAACATCAGCCTGTTGAATCAGCATGGCTACAAGATTTCCATCATCAGTGAAATGAGTGAGGGAGAGATAGCGGAAAAGGCAGCTGCGGTAGGATTGTTCGGACAACAGGAAACAACGGATGAAAGTCTGCTGCTGAGTCTTATCGAAATGAATGAGATCCTGTTTCATAACACCTTCTCTGCACTGGTGATGAAACACGGATTCGAGCATACGATCGTCAATCATATCTTCCCTTATTTCCGCCGTATTGGTATTATGTGGCAGGCAGGCACGATCAATCCTGCACAGGAACACTTTATCTCCAACCTGATACGCAACAAGATCATCCTCGCGACGGAGTCGCTGACCCGTACTGCAGGTCAGCAAAAAGCCCTGGCGCTTTTGTTTCTGCCGGAGGGGGAGTTACATGAGATAGGGTTATTGTTTTATAACTATGCGCTTCGCGCAAGAGGCTTCCGGACGATCTATCTCGGACAGTCAGTACCTCACAACAGCCTCTCCCGTGTGATCAGTACCTGTAATCCTGACCTGATCGTAACGGGTATGACGAACCCGGTGAATGCTACCGATTTCCTTACGTTCTCTCACGAGTTATGCAGGACATCCCCTGGCCTGAAGATCTATTTTACAGGACCAGTGCCGGCAGGAGCTGAAGGGAAACTGCCGGCGAATGCGTTTACGGTAGATGACCTGCTGGAGTTAATGGAGTTGAGAAGGAAATAG
- a CDS encoding short chain dehydrogenase: MKIIIIGASGTIGKQVATSLGQEHEIIRVGSKSGDIQADITSPEAIKRMFEQAGPFDALVSTAGDAHFGPLKTMTDKEFSVGINSKLMGQINLVLIGQHYIKPKGSFTLISGVLSQDPVLNGANPAAANGAIESFVRAAAIELEHGVRINAVCPTVVEESPAYFAFFPGHIPVPMKKVINAYHKSILGAGTGQVITAL; the protein is encoded by the coding sequence ATGAAAATAATCATCATCGGCGCTTCCGGCACTATTGGCAAACAGGTAGCCACCTCACTGGGACAAGAACACGAGATCATCAGGGTAGGCTCTAAAAGCGGAGACATACAGGCAGATATCACATCACCGGAAGCTATCAAGCGTATGTTTGAGCAGGCAGGTCCATTTGATGCACTGGTCAGCACAGCAGGCGATGCACATTTCGGTCCGCTGAAAACAATGACTGACAAGGAATTCAGCGTCGGCATCAACAGTAAACTAATGGGGCAGATCAACCTGGTACTGATCGGACAACATTATATCAAACCCAAAGGCTCCTTTACACTCATCTCCGGCGTATTATCACAAGACCCTGTACTGAACGGTGCCAATCCGGCAGCAGCCAATGGCGCAATAGAATCCTTCGTACGGGCAGCTGCTATTGAACTGGAGCACGGTGTGCGGATCAACGCCGTATGTCCTACTGTAGTGGAAGAGTCGCCAGCGTACTTTGCCTTTTTCCCGGGACACATACCTGTACCCATGAAAAAGGTGATAAACGCGTACCATAAGAGTATATTGGGAGCCGGTACGGGTCAGGTGATCACTGCATTGTAA
- a CDS encoding phytoene desaturase family protein has translation MKQNTARTAIVIGAGFSGLSAAISLADKGYDVTLVEKHDQTGGRARVLKEGGFSFDMGPSWYWMPEVMADFFKRHGRCIDDYLDLVRLDPSYQVIFGAHEQVDMPASFSELQKVFEHIEPGAGARLRSFMQEAEYKYNTAMSAYVSKPGLHIRELCNAEVIRSFLRMDMLQSFSSHARKFFKDERLLRIIEFPVLFLGATPERIPAMYSMMNYADIRLGTWYPVGGMYELVKAFTQLAVEMGVKLQLNTTVNSMEVNDGCITGIITDQGRFEADVIVSAADYHHTDQQLLPSGYNNYTARYWEKRVMAPSCIIYYLGVGRKLPRLRHHNLFFENDFRAHAEAIYTTPQWPEKPLFYVCCPSKTDSTVAPDGMENLFILIPTAPGLTDTPAIREQYLQYVLDKTAAFCGESFRDDIVYSRSYACSDFMSDYSAFKGNAYGLANTLGQTAFLKPSIRHKTINNLFFTGQLTVPGPGVPPAIISGQLVADHISKQKAFSHESVI, from the coding sequence GTGAAACAAAATACAGCCAGAACTGCTATTGTCATCGGTGCCGGTTTTTCCGGTTTATCTGCCGCTATTAGTCTGGCTGATAAGGGATACGACGTGACCCTGGTAGAAAAGCATGATCAGACAGGAGGTAGAGCCAGGGTACTAAAAGAAGGGGGCTTTTCATTCGATATGGGGCCCAGTTGGTACTGGATGCCGGAGGTAATGGCTGATTTTTTCAAAAGGCATGGACGGTGTATAGACGACTATCTCGATCTGGTGCGGCTGGACCCTTCCTATCAGGTTATTTTCGGTGCACACGAACAGGTAGATATGCCTGCCTCTTTCAGTGAGTTACAAAAGGTGTTTGAGCATATTGAACCCGGCGCCGGTGCCCGCTTGAGAAGCTTTATGCAGGAAGCGGAATACAAATACAACACGGCAATGTCTGCTTACGTCAGCAAGCCAGGCCTTCACATCCGCGAACTCTGTAATGCAGAAGTAATCCGTTCTTTTTTGCGTATGGATATGTTGCAGTCTTTTAGTAGTCATGCGAGAAAGTTTTTTAAAGATGAACGACTACTGAGGATCATAGAATTTCCGGTACTGTTCCTGGGCGCAACGCCAGAACGTATCCCCGCTATGTACAGCATGATGAACTATGCTGATATACGCCTTGGTACCTGGTACCCTGTGGGTGGGATGTATGAACTTGTAAAGGCTTTTACTCAACTCGCGGTTGAAATGGGCGTAAAGCTTCAGCTGAATACAACTGTCAACAGTATGGAGGTAAATGATGGCTGTATCACAGGTATCATAACCGATCAGGGGCGTTTTGAGGCAGATGTGATCGTATCGGCGGCGGACTATCATCATACTGATCAGCAGTTGTTGCCATCAGGTTATAACAACTATACCGCCCGTTACTGGGAAAAACGTGTCATGGCGCCTTCCTGCATCATTTACTACCTGGGCGTGGGCCGTAAGTTGCCTCGCCTGCGTCATCACAACCTCTTCTTTGAAAATGATTTCCGCGCGCATGCGGAAGCAATATACACAACACCTCAATGGCCGGAGAAACCGTTGTTTTATGTATGCTGTCCGTCTAAAACAGACAGTACTGTTGCTCCGGATGGTATGGAAAACCTGTTTATCCTCATACCTACCGCTCCGGGACTCACAGATACACCTGCTATCAGAGAGCAATATCTCCAATATGTGCTTGATAAGACAGCTGCTTTTTGCGGTGAATCATTCCGCGATGATATCGTTTATTCCCGCAGTTATGCGTGCAGCGATTTTATGTCTGATTACAGTGCCTTCAAAGGCAATGCATACGGACTCGCTAATACATTAGGACAGACAGCCTTTCTCAAGCCTTCTATCCGCCATAAGACAATCAACAATCTATTCTTTACAGGTCAGCTTACCGTGCCGGGTCCTGGTGTGCCTCCGGCCATCATCTCAGGACAACTGGTAGCAGATCATATATCTAAACAAAAAGCGTTTAGCCATGAAAGCGTTATTTGA
- a CDS encoding NAD(P)H-quinone oxidoreductase yields the protein MKAAVITQPGGPDALQWQDYTSPQPGKEEVLIEVKAAGINRADVAQRQGKYPAPAGVPADIPGLEVAGVVISCGEGVTQWKRGDKVCALLAGGGYAEQVTVKEGQCLPVPEGYSFAAAASLPEAIFTVWSNIFQRGALQPGETLLVHGGSSGIGVTAIQLAHALGSKVIVTVGSAEKGAACIALGADHYINYKTADFEEVLATEGIDVILDMVGGEYFPKNIRVLREEGRLVYINTMGGNRVELDLGLVMRKRLTITGSTLRAREYAYKKSLTADIHQRVWPLLAAGKFKPVIYKTFPFQEAAAAHQLMESSEHIGKIILVTTDANSR from the coding sequence ATGAAAGCAGCAGTGATCACACAGCCAGGTGGGCCAGATGCCTTACAGTGGCAGGACTATACCAGTCCGCAGCCAGGGAAGGAAGAGGTATTGATTGAAGTCAAAGCAGCTGGCATTAACCGGGCAGATGTCGCACAGCGGCAGGGGAAGTATCCTGCACCAGCGGGCGTACCTGCTGATATACCGGGACTGGAGGTGGCCGGTGTGGTCATAAGTTGCGGAGAAGGAGTGACCCAATGGAAGCGGGGAGACAAGGTGTGTGCATTATTAGCCGGTGGTGGTTATGCTGAACAGGTCACTGTAAAGGAAGGTCAGTGCCTTCCGGTTCCTGAAGGGTACAGCTTTGCGGCAGCGGCCAGTCTGCCGGAGGCAATATTCACTGTCTGGTCTAACATCTTCCAGCGGGGCGCACTTCAGCCAGGAGAGACGCTGCTTGTACATGGAGGCTCCAGCGGTATTGGCGTAACTGCCATTCAGCTCGCACATGCCCTGGGTAGCAAAGTGATCGTCACTGTAGGATCAGCGGAAAAAGGAGCCGCCTGCATCGCATTGGGCGCTGACCACTATATCAATTATAAAACAGCCGATTTTGAAGAGGTTCTCGCTACCGAAGGCATAGATGTAATACTCGACATGGTTGGTGGAGAATACTTTCCTAAGAACATCCGTGTTTTACGGGAAGAGGGGCGTCTGGTATATATCAATACAATGGGAGGTAACCGTGTTGAACTGGATCTGGGGCTTGTGATGCGCAAGCGGCTTACTATTACCGGCAGTACCCTGCGCGCCAGGGAATATGCCTATAAGAAATCCCTCACTGCCGACATTCATCAACGCGTCTGGCCTTTACTGGCGGCCGGCAAATTCAAACCGGTTATCTACAAAACCTTCCCTTTCCAGGAAGCTGCCGCTGCCCATCAACTCATGGAAAGCAGCGAACATATTGGTAAGATCATCCTTGTCACCACTGATGCCAATAGCCGCTGA
- a CDS encoding helix-turn-helix domain-containing protein codes for MDRIPIRHILTAYQQDYSQHFSIRDVQSLLDGKDMQQELHRHNFFYVLVIRNGEGHHEIDFVSYPVGNHTVFFIRPGQVHQLFLKAGATGYLMQFSEGFYATHDQHSRQLLRKVSGINYHPLDEDKFDNISGVLKYIFREYVRRQKKYEEVIHANMDIFFIELIRATCNDSLETEQFHIQEKLDTLLDLITLHIAEYKQVAQYAALMHLSPYQLNAVTKQTLDKTCSEVINDYIILEAKRYLLATDEQINNIAWRLGYEDVSYFIRLFKKQTGHTPDMFRKNLR; via the coding sequence ATGGATCGGATACCTATCAGACATATTCTAACCGCATATCAGCAGGATTACTCACAACACTTCAGCATACGGGATGTACAATCGTTACTGGATGGTAAGGATATGCAGCAGGAGCTGCACCGGCACAACTTCTTTTATGTGCTGGTGATCAGGAATGGAGAAGGACATCATGAGATAGACTTCGTCTCCTACCCTGTTGGTAACCATACCGTGTTTTTTATACGCCCCGGGCAGGTGCATCAACTGTTTCTCAAAGCGGGTGCTACAGGCTATCTGATGCAGTTCAGCGAAGGCTTCTATGCTACACATGATCAGCATTCACGGCAATTGCTGCGCAAGGTATCCGGTATTAACTATCACCCGCTGGACGAAGATAAGTTTGACAACATCTCCGGTGTATTAAAATATATCTTCAGAGAATATGTACGCCGCCAGAAGAAATACGAAGAAGTGATCCATGCTAATATGGATATCTTTTTCATTGAACTGATACGTGCTACCTGCAATGACTCCCTGGAAACAGAACAATTTCATATCCAGGAAAAGCTGGACACCTTACTGGACCTCATCACCTTGCACATAGCGGAATACAAGCAGGTAGCCCAGTATGCTGCACTCATGCATCTCTCTCCCTATCAACTCAATGCCGTCACCAAACAGACGCTCGATAAGACCTGCTCGGAAGTGATCAATGATTATATTATACTGGAAGCTAAACGATACCTGCTGGCAACTGATGAACAGATCAATAATATAGCGTGGCGCTTAGGCTATGAAGATGTCTCCTACTTTATACGGCTGTTTAAAAAGCAGACAGGACATACACCTGATATGTTCCGGAAGAATTTGAGATAA